One genomic segment of Ferrimonas sp. YFM includes these proteins:
- the zipA gene encoding cell division protein ZipA, translating into MDDFRIILIVVGLLSIVGLLAHGLWSIRRQQPRKMKARPLQPLDNDASRDSQGFDPDGVGQVRTISTKEPELELPKEPMMSTEPALSAEPEPKMFAEPTPEKEEPAQRQEPALSSEPEPKEPEIQEPTLSEAPLAEVKPLEEPQAPKAEKVEPQLKPEPKAVDPLLSPEEVVAPEPQEPEGGLVTSPEDVLVMHVVAKEGESLQGAELLHNFLTLGMKFGEMNIFHRHQDSAGRGPVMYSLANMMNPGTFDPDTMEQFETQGVSLFMTLPNQCDETVGFSMMMGAAQALADMHGAIVLNDSHKEWDDFSKDRYMARIQKFENQPI; encoded by the coding sequence ATGGATGATTTTCGCATTATTTTGATTGTCGTTGGTTTGCTGTCTATCGTGGGCCTGCTTGCCCATGGTCTGTGGTCCATTCGCAGGCAGCAACCGCGCAAGATGAAGGCGCGCCCCCTGCAGCCCCTGGATAACGATGCCAGTCGTGACTCACAGGGGTTTGATCCCGATGGAGTGGGGCAGGTGAGGACCATCAGCACCAAGGAGCCTGAGCTGGAGCTCCCAAAAGAGCCGATGATGTCGACCGAGCCAGCCTTGTCGGCAGAGCCCGAACCCAAGATGTTCGCTGAGCCGACGCCGGAGAAAGAGGAGCCTGCCCAGCGTCAGGAACCTGCCCTCTCGTCTGAGCCTGAGCCCAAGGAACCCGAGATTCAAGAGCCCACACTGTCTGAGGCACCATTGGCGGAGGTGAAGCCGCTGGAAGAGCCTCAAGCGCCAAAAGCCGAGAAGGTGGAGCCTCAGCTGAAACCTGAGCCCAAGGCAGTGGACCCATTGCTCAGCCCCGAAGAGGTGGTAGCGCCAGAGCCCCAGGAGCCGGAAGGTGGCCTGGTGACCTCCCCCGAGGACGTGCTGGTGATGCACGTGGTGGCCAAAGAGGGCGAAAGCCTTCAAGGGGCAGAGCTGCTGCACAACTTCCTCACTTTGGGAATGAAGTTCGGCGAGATGAACATCTTCCACCGTCATCAGGACAGCGCCGGCCGCGGCCCTGTGATGTACTCCCTGGCCAATATGATGAATCCGGGCACCTTTGACCCGGACACCATGGAGCAGTTTGAGACCCAAGGGGTGTCGCTGTTTATGACCCTGCCCAATCAGTGTGACGAGACTGTGGGCTTCTCCATGATGATGGGCGCTGCCCAGGCCCTGGCCGACATGCACGGCGCCATTGTGCTCAACGACTCCCACAAAGAGTGGGACGATTTCAGCAAAGATCGCTACATGGCCCGTATTCAAAAGTTTGAAAATCAGCCAATCTGA